The Neurospora crassa OR74A linkage group I, whole genome shotgun sequence genome segment CCCATTTTAAGTGCCCCCAGGTGACCCCGTGATTGTACCGGAAAATCCCAAACCAACTTTTAGATGCCCTCTTTAGTAACCCCACAGGAAGAAGCAATGACAATAGTATGCGGAAAAGAACAGGAAACGATGAACCACCCTCGAAGCACAGACTGGATAAGGCTGTGTGAACACATGTTTGTGGCATGTGCAAGTACAGGTCCTCGCTTTTCCGTTCTTCCGTTTTGTCAGCTAAAGCCCACAAGAGCCCACGAGCCCACAGAGTACTTGGAACCCATCATTCTTCTGGTATGCATCGAATCCAAAGTGCAGACGACCGCGCAAGGGTCATGGAACCAGCCAACAAGCCCACCGGCAGAGGTCCTAACTTTCCTGTTGAGAAAGAACAGACGTGCCATGTACGAACGAGCTGTCAAAGAGCTACCAgctcaccaccatcttcaaGCCCTCAGGTATCGCTTGCTTTCCCTGCCACGCAGCAGGGAAGCAGTTATCTCTCAAAAAGCCCACGATCTCCCACGAAGGAGACACTGTAAGATTTCAAAAGCCGACAACCCACTAAGCCCTCCAGTGCGAATCTGTGTTTCAATGCCCTCAGGTTATGGTATCACATTCCCCAATGTGTGCGGGAATCCCACTTGACCACTTTAGAAGGTGGTCTTCTTGCCCTGGAAGCCACCACGGCTGCCACCGAAACCACCCCGTCCGCCACCGCGGCCACCGCCACGGCCACCGAAGTCACCACggccaccacggccaccaccacggccaccgaaaccaccacggccaccgccacggccaccaccgcggccgccgccgaagccaccaccgccaccgttGTTGTCACGGGGCTTGGCGTAGTCGAGACGGACGGGACGGCCATTGAGGTCGGAGCCGTTCAGTTGCTCGAAAGCGTTCTTGGCATCCTCAACGGAGTTGAAGGTAACATAGGCGAAGCCCTTGGGGCGGCCGGACTCCCTAGAAGACTGTTAAAACTCTGCTCGGCAAAGATGCACACAAAGGTATAGTGGGATACTCACTGGTCAGTAGGGATACGGAGGCTGGCAACGGAAGCGACGGAGTTGAAGAAGTCGGAGACGACAGACTCGTCGGCGGAGAAGGGCATGTTACCGACGAAGAGGGTGTCGGACTCGGGAGAGATGGTGTCACCGTGCTTGGCAGCGCGGTTGGCGGCCTTGTCTTGGGGCTTGTTGCCGGCATCCTTGGCAGCGAAGTCGAGACGCATCTCACGGCCCTCAAGAAGAGCACCGCTCTTGGCATCATAAGCCTTCTGCGCCTGCTCGTTGGTGGCAAAGTCGACGTAGCCGAAACCGCGCGAGCGGCCAGACTCACGGTCAGTGACGACGCGAGCGCTCTTAGCACCCTCGCAGTCCTCGAACTCAGCCAAGAGGATAGCATCATCGAT includes the following:
- a CDS encoding nuclear localization sequence binding protein; amino-acid sequence: MGKKDSVKATKATKVAKAEPVKAAKPVKATKAEKPSKKSKKEESSSEEEESESESSEEESSEDESSDESSDEEMTDAPAAKETKKAESSDSDSDSDSDDSESEETSEEEKPAVKEEKKESSDDEESDSDNSDSDSDSDSSESEEKSESEEPSKKRKAEESSEEEEAPKKAKTEEVADDKSTLWVGNLGWGIDDAILLAEFEDCEGAKSARVVTDRESGRSRGFGYVDFATNEQAQKAYDAKSGALLEGREMRLDFAAKDAGNKPQDKAANRAAKHGDTISPESDTLFVGNMPFSADESVVSDFFNSVASVASLRIPTDQESGRPKGFAYVTFNSVEDAKNAFEQLNGSDLNGRPVRLDYAKPRDNNGGGGGFGGGRGGGRGGGRGGFGGRGGGRGGRGDFGGRGGGRGGGRGGFGGSRGGFQGKKTTF